A region of Corvus cornix cornix isolate S_Up_H32 chromosome 3, ASM73873v5, whole genome shotgun sequence DNA encodes the following proteins:
- the GNMT gene encoding glycine N-methyltransferase, whose amino-acid sequence MVDSVYRTRSLGVAAEGLPDQYADGRAARVWQLYIGDTRGRTAEYRSWLLALLRQHRCRSVLDVACGTGVDSIMLLEEGFQVTSVDASDKMLKYALKERWERRKEEPFDRWVIEEANWLTLEKDLEKPGDGFDAVICLGNSFAHLPDFKGDQSDHKLALRNIASMVRPGGVLVIDHRNYDHILATGCAPPGKNIYYKSDLTKDITTSVLLVNNKAHMVTLDYTVQVPPTEAGADPELSKFRLSYYPHRLEAFTALLKGAFQGKCQHSVLGDFQPYTPGQAHVPCYFIHVVKKTG is encoded by the exons atGGTGGACAGCGTGTACCGGACGCGGTCGCTGGGGGTGGCGGCGGAGGGGCTGCCGGACCAGTACGCGGACGGGCGGGCGGCCCGCGTGTGGCAGCTGTACATCGGGGACACGCGGGGCCGCACCGCCGAGTACCGCAGCTGGCTCCTGGCGCTGCTCCGCCAGCACCGCTGCCGCTCCGTCCTCGACGTGGCCTGCGGCACCGG GGTGGACTCCATCATGCTGCTCGAGGAGGGCTTCCAGGTGACCAGCGTCGACGCCAGCGACAAGATGCTCAAGTACGCGCTGAAGGAGCGCTGGGAGCGGCGCAAGGAGGAGCCCTTCGACCGATGGG TCATCGAGGAGGCCAACTGGCTCACGctggagaaggacctggagaAGCCAGGGGATGGGTTTGATGCAGTCATCTGCCTCGGGAACTCCTTTGCACACCTGCCTGACTTCAAAG GGGACCAGAGTGACCACAAGCTGGCCCTGAGGAACATTGCCAGCATGGTGCGGCCCGGGGGTGTCCTGGTCATTGACCACCGCAACTACGATCACATCCTGGCCACGGGCTGCGCGCCACCCGGCAAGAACATCTACTACAAG AGCGACTTGACCAAGGACATCACcacctcagtgctgctggtaAACAACAAGGCACACATGGTGACCCTGGACTACACGGTGCAGGTGCCCCCCACTGAGGCAGGGGCAGACCCGGAGCTGAG CAAGTTTCGGCTCTCGTACTACCCGCACCGGCTGGAGGccttcacagctctgctgaaaggTGCCTTCCAGGGAAAGTGCCAGCACAGCGTCCTGGGCGACTTCCAGCCCTACACACCGGGACAGGCCCACGTGCCCTGCTACTTCATCCACGTCGTGAAGAAGACAGGCTGA
- the PEX6 gene encoding LOW QUALITY PROTEIN: peroxisome biogenesis factor 6 (The sequence of the model RefSeq protein was modified relative to this genomic sequence to represent the inferred CDS: inserted 3 bases in 2 codons; deleted 2 bases in 2 codons) has product MAVAVLRPLDAPPAELSPATALLLAPAGLCAALRGRGGALVLAVRPAGRGGAQPVLLSAVALEAGGRRGAELWLRGALLRRLGLAAGRRVAVWPVRRPPALAWVLLGAAGRAGRXGGGAVLARRGEALPGPGPGPGPLVLEARPALQGLLGSGTRTALAPPPPAPPGAARGRPPPAAALPLVSRFAAAAAGPRLRAVPGGAGGGGGAEVWVSRRGLLALGLFQGEWVRVGAEEAAREHLAALLARPPPWEYPRAARRGLADAXALLAPALAFNLGCDPAAAAQLRLQRYERTGAADGKGSRSVLSVPPFAKELHLEIVCSPAYSTRGSYDCVLYRHFETPRLVQEGDILCVPTFGNAEFIELNADKFLRWPELYFKVKKIVGVVEGEQSEGYLVDTQNTSLYLVGSANSTVPSAPAYNSSEFWSSLSPAGLSDVVKQLCDALRPHLNRRASALSGVGSVLLSGPSGSGKLMAVRAVCSCLNLHLFKVDCVSLCSDTSAATEEKVQVAFSQAQQYQPCVLLLKDIEVLGRDRDGLREDARVIATLRQLLLDRDPALSHPVLVVGTTCKPQDVPTDVQTAFLHEVKIEAPSEEQRRLMLSMLTASLPLGKEVSLSKLARRTAGFVLGDFCALLSHSSRAACTRIQALSFPGGLSEEVERDFCTAGFPVLEEDFSAALDQLHDAHSQAVGAPKIPSVSWQDVGGLQEVKKEILDTIQLPLEHPELLSLGLCRSGLLLYGPPGTGKTLLAKAVATTCAMTFLSVKGPELINMYVGQSEENVRNVFARARAAAPCIIFFDELDSLAPSRGRSGDSGGVMDRVVSQLLAELDGLHSSREVFVIGATNRPDLLDPALLRPGRFDKLVYVGISEDRESQLQVLSAVTRKFKLDPSVNLTTILEKCPAQLTGADIYALCSDAMMCAVKRKVEWIEEGLDTEKSALILTMEDFLQAAARLQPSVSEQELLRYRLIQQKFAAC; this is encoded by the exons ATGGCGGTGGCCGTGCTGCGGCCGCTGGACGCGCCGCCGGCCGAGCTGTCGCCGGCCACGGCGCTGCTGCTGGCGCCGGCGGGGCTGTGCGCGGCGCtgcgcgggcggggcggcgcgcTGGTGCTGGCGGTgcggccggcggggcgg ggcggggcgcaGCCGGTGCTGCTGAGCGCCGTGGCGCTGgaggcgggcgggcggcgcggcgcggaGCTGTGGCTGCGCGGGGCGCTGCTGCGGCGGCTGGGGCTGGCGGCCGGCCGGAGGGTGGCCGTGTGGCCCGTGCGGCGCCCGCCGGCGCTcgcctgggtgctgctgggggcggcgggccgggcgggga CTGGCGGCGGCGCGGTGCTGGCGCGGCGGGGCGAggcgctgccggggccgggccccgggccgggcccgctggtGCTGGAGGCGCGCCCGGCGCTCCAGGGGTTGCTGGGCAGCGGGACGCGCACCGCCCtcgcgcccccgccgcccgccccgccgggcgccgcccgcggccgccccccgcccgccgccgcgctgCCCCTCGTCTCCCGCttcgccgccgccgccgccggcccgcgGCTGCGTGCGGTGCCCGgaggggcgggcggcggcggcggggcggagGTGTGGGTGAGCCGGCGCGGGCTGCTGGCGCTGGGGCTGTTCCAGGGCGAGTGGGTGCGGGTGGGCGCGGAGGAGGCGGCCCGCGAGCACCTGGCGGCGCTGCTGGCC CGGCCGCCGCCCTGGGAGTACCCGCGGGCCGCCCGCCGCGGCCTGGCCGACGC CGCGCTGCTGGCCCCGGCCCTGGCCTTCAACCTGGGCTGCgaccccgccgccgccgcccagCTCCGCCTGCAG AGGTACGAAAGGACCGGCGCCGCGGATGGGAAGGGCAGCCGGTCCGTGCTGTCTGTGCCCCCGTTCGCCAAGGAGCTGCACCTGGAGATCGTCTGCTCGCCGGCCTACAGCACCCGGGGAAGTTACGACTGCGTGCTCTACAGGCACTTCGAAACACCGCG GCTAGTCCAGGAGGGAGACATCCTGTGTGTTCCAACATTTGGAAATGCTGAGTTTATAGAACTAAACGCAGACAAGTTCCTAAG GTGGCCAGAGCTTTATTTCAAGGTGAAGAAGATCGTAGGCGTGGTGGAAGGCGAGCAGTCTGAGGGTTACCTGGTGGACACCCAGAACACGTCTCTCTATCTG gTGGGTTCAGCAAACAGCACTGTGCCATCTGCCCCAGCCTATAACAGCAGTGAGTTCTGGAGCAGTTTGTCTCCTGCGGGACTTTCCGATGTCGTGAAACAGCTCTGTGATGCTCTTCGGCCTCACCTGAACCGTCG GGCCAGTGCACTGAGCGGCGTGGGCAGCGTTCTCCTCTCGGGGCCGAGCGGCAGCGGGAAGCTGATGGCTGTCAGAGCTGTGTGTAGCTGCCTCAACCTCCACCTCTTCAAG GTGGATTGCGTCAGTTTGTGCAGTGACACCAGTGCAGCCACAGAGGAGAAAGTACAGGTGGCCTTCAGCCAGGCCCAGCAGTACCAGCCCTGTGTGCTCCTGCTGAAAGACATCGAGGTGCTTGGCAGAGACCGAGACGGGCTCAGAGAGGATGCCAGGGTCATTGCTACTctgaggcagctgctcctggacaGAGACCCAGCACTGAG CCACCCTGTCCTGGTGGTTGGCACAACCTGCAAGCCCCAGGATGTCCCGACAGACGTGCAGACTGCTTTCCTTCATGAGGTGAAGATCGAAGCCccttcagaggagcagaggaggttGATGCTGAGCATGCTGACTGCCAGCCTGCCTCTGGGCAAAGAAGTGAGCCTGTCCAAGCTGGCCCGCAGGACTGCC GGATTTGTGCTGGGAGATTTCTGTGCCTtgctgtcccacagcagccGGGCTGCTTGCACCCGTATCCAGGCCTTGAG TTTTCCAGGTGGACTGAGTGAAGAAGTGGAGAGGGATTTTTGCACTGCTGGGTTCCCGGTGCTCGAGGAGGATTTTAGTGCTGCACTGGACCAGCTACATGATGCCCACTCGCAGGCAGTGGGAGCCCCAAAG ATCCCCTCAGTGTCCTGGCAGGATGTTGgtgggctgcaggaggtgaAGAAGGAGATCCTGGACACTATCCAGTTGCCCCTGgagcacccagagctgctgtcactgggTCTGTGCCGCTCTGGTCTGCTGCTGTACGGgcctccagggacagggaagacCTTGCTGGCAAAAGCTGTGGCAACAACGTGCGCCATGACATTCCTTAG TGTGAAAGGGCCGGAGCTCATCAACATGTATGTTGGGCAAAGTGAGGAGAACGTGCGCAATG TGTTTGccagagccagggcagctgctccctgcattATCTTCTTTGATGAGCTGGATTCCCTGGCCCCGAGTCGTGGGAGAAGTGGAGATTCAGGGGGTGTCATGGACAG AGTTGTCTCACAGCTCCTTGCAGAGCTCGATGGCCTTCATTCCTCCAGAGAGGTGTTCGTCATTGGAGCCACGAACAGGCCTGACCTCCTGGACCCAGCTCTGCTACGGCCAGGCAG GTTTGACAAGCTGGTCTACGTGGGCATCAGCGAGGACCGGGAGTCgcagctgcaggtgctgagcGCCGTCACCAGGAA GTTTAAACTGGATCCTTCTGTGAATCTCACCACCATCCTAGAAAAATGCCCAGCTCAGCTGACAGGAGCAGACATCTACGCCCTGTGTTCAGATGCCATGATGTGTGCTGTCAAACGGAAGGTGGAGTGGATTGAGGAAG GGCTGGATACTGAGAAGTCTGCTCTGATCCTGACCATGGAAGActttctgcaggctgctgccaggTTGCAGCCATCAGtctctgagcaggagctgctcaggtACAGACTCATCCAGCAGAAGTTTGCAGCCTGCTAA
- the VSX1 gene encoding visual system homeobox 1: protein MPGRAEPSGGRAAAGPVAVPVPVTPGAAARPGGAGLRAKGFAITDLLGLEAELQPPPGPPPAATAGGYEGGGALGLGLGLLCGLGGAGAPCLLPAPLPLLPARGPRPPPGPPPAARRHKENISDEDSLSGDASDLKMSTAQIKRKKRRHRTVFTAHQLEELEKAFNEAHYPDVYAREMLAVKTELPEDRIQVWFQNRRAKWRKREKCWGRSSVMAEYGLYGAMVRHSIPLPESIINSAKSGLVGSCAPWLLGMHKKSMEVSRKAESQEKLADGWRMEQEEEELKGKQASSQKGSDKLGPAKDLEDTAIDLSRTAKHEKRGVLRQYINGDPPTEQNDRDH from the exons atgCCGGGCCGGGCGGAGCCGTCGGGGGGAcgcgcggcggcggggccggtgGCGGTGCCCGTACCGGTGACacccggggcggcggcgcggccgggaGGCGCGGGGCTGCGGGCCAAGGGCTTCGCCATCACCGacctgctggggctggaagcCGAGCTGCAGCCGCCCCCCGGGCCCCCCCCGGCCGCCACCGCCGGTGGCTACGAGGGCGGCGGGgcgctggggctggggctggggctgctgtgcgGCCTGGGGGGGGCGGGCGCCCCGTGCCTGCTGCCCGCCCCGCTGCCGCTCCTGCCCGcccgcggcccccgcccgccTCCCGGGCCGCCTCCGGCCGCCCGCCGCCACAAGGAGAACATCTCCG ATGAGGACAGCCTGTCTGGGGACGCCAGCGACCTGAAGATGTCCACCGCCCAGATCAAGAGGAAGAAACGCCGGCACAG GACGGTATTCACAGCTCaccagctggaggagctggagaaggctTTCAATGAAGCGCACTACCCCGACGTCTATGCCCGGGAGATGCTGGCTGTGAAGACGGAGCTGCCGGAGGACAGGATACAG GTTTGGTTTCAGAACCGAAGAGCCAAGTGGCGGAAGCGGGAGAAGTGCTGGGGCCGGAGCAGCGTGATGGCTGAGTATGGCCTCTATGGGGCCATGGTGAGGCATTCCATCCCTCTGCCCGAGTCCATCATCAACTCCGCCAAGAGTGGGCTCGTGGGATCCTGCGCCCCGTGGCTGCTGG GTATGCACAAAAAGTCCATGGAGGTaagcaggaaggcagagagCCAAGAGAAGCTGGCAGATGGCTGGCGaatggagcaggaggaggaggaactcAAAGGGAAGCAGGCCAGTTCCCAGAAGGGCTCTGACAAGCTTGGGCCTGCAAAAGACTTGGAGGACACAGCCATCGACCTCTCCAGGACAGCCAAGCACGAGAAGAGGGGTGTGCTGAGGCAGTACATCAACGGGGACCCCCCCACAGAGCAGAACGACAGGGACCATTGA